The nucleotide sequence TTATAAGATTACCGTTAAACCGGGCTGGCCTTTATTCGCCGTTCCCCCTGCCGTGGTCTTGATTACGGCTTTTTTCGATCCTGGTTACGTTCTCTTCGCTTGCTTGGTCAATTTCCCCCTTCTTTTGCTCCTTATGATCTTCGGAGGGATATATAAATCAATTCGTAAAAAGGAATCACTCTTAGGTATTTTTCTTTTTTTATTGGGAATGCCCCTAATAATGCTCACATGGCCTTGGGGTATTTTTCTGTTGTTTGCCGTTCCTCTTTTCTTGGATATCGTTAAACCTAGTAAGAAGAATATCTTTTACGATTTACAAGGCACCCTCGCCACCTCCAAGGTACGTTCAATGGCCATGGGCTTGGTAGAAATTTCCGGAAAAACCAGAATGCTCGACCCCGTAATATCTAGAATAAAAAAAGAACCCTGCATCGGATATGTGTATAAAATCGACACGATCAGTAGGGACAAGGATGGCAAAAAAAGCTATACCAACATCTCCATGGAGACCCAATGCAATACCTTTGAAATAGCCGATGATACGGGTACGGCGACCATTAAGGGAGAAGATATAAGTATATTGAATTTTCCCGAATCGGAACACAGTTATGAATCCAATAGCAGACGTTATCAGCTATTTTTATTAAAAGAAGGCATGGATGTACTCTTGGTAGGTAAGGCTACCAACAGGGGACAGCAAGTGTTCATAGAAAAAGAACCTTCGAAAGACATCTTCGCAATCGCCCCCTTTGATTATGTTCAACGTTGGAACGTCTTACGACCGCTACGTAATTCGCTTATAAGACATTTTATATTTTTAATCGCGATAATCAGTATTATACTACTTTGCGATATAGATATATCGGGTGAAAAGGTAATCGTAAGGTTTACTTCTCTTTTTAAGGCGTTTGACCTAAAACAATTTTTACCATTTGAATTTTAATACATAAAAATATGAACCACATTATCTTAATTATAGTACTGGCCCTGATTTTGGTTTACATCGTTTCCAGCGGCGTTAAGATCTACAACCGCCTGGTGATGTTCAACCAGAACGTCGACAAGAACTTCGCCAATATCGACGTCCTCTTAAAACAGCGTGCCGAGGAGATTCCCGAGCTGGTAAAAATCGTCAAAAAGTATATGGAATACGAAGAAGGCCTGCTCACCAAGGTGACCGAATTGCGAACGAGGTATTTGAACGCTTCCAATAACGACAACAAGGTAAAGGCCGCCAATGAATTGAACAAGGCCTTTGCGAATATATTGGCGGTTTCGGAGAACTACCCCGATGTAAAGGCCAATTCCTCCTTCCTATCCCTACAGCAAAGGGTATCGGAGCTCGAAGACCACTTGGCCGACCG is from Zobellia galactanivorans and encodes:
- a CDS encoding LemA family protein, whose product is MNHIILIIVLALILVYIVSSGVKIYNRLVMFNQNVDKNFANIDVLLKQRAEEIPELVKIVKKYMEYEEGLLTKVTELRTRYLNASNNDNKVKAANELNKAFANILAVSENYPDVKANSSFLSLQQRVSELEDHLADRRELYNDSVNLYNIGINEFPALLLAKPMGYGKKQLLQISEKEKQYDGVQF